In Solobacterium moorei, a single genomic region encodes these proteins:
- a CDS encoding restriction endonuclease subunit S produces the protein MENRKMVPEIRFSGFTDPWEQRKLSEIATMHARIGWQNLRTSEFLDQGDYMLITGTDFDDGRINYSTCHYVEKERYNQDPHIQIQNGSILITKDGTLGKVAFVQGLELPATLNAGVFNVEIIDEDYVDGKYLFQYLKAPFLMDYVGQKATGGTIKHLNQNILVNFPVVLPQKAEHEKIGEFFESIDHLITLHQRKLEKLKTFKKAMLDKMFPKNGKLVPEIRFSGFTDPWEQCKLGELLQTLPFKQFLKVPEADGKYEIIQQGNEPVIGLANGTPCGDYKDVVIFGDHTLSLYKPHRPFFVATDGVRIVKGQQYTDGYYLLSLLEKYKPQNEGYKRYFSILAEANCITTYNVSEQKQIGFFFWYMDHLITLHQRKLEKLQNIKKSMLNKMFI, from the coding sequence ATGGAGAATAGAAAGATGGTTCCTGAAATCCGTTTTTCAGGTTTTACTGACCCTTGGGAACAGCGTAAGTTATCCGAGATAGCAACAATGCATGCAAGGATCGGTTGGCAAAATCTTCGTACATCAGAGTTTTTAGACCAGGGAGATTATATGCTTATCACTGGAACAGATTTCGATGATGGGAGAATAAACTACTCTACCTGTCATTATGTCGAAAAGGAAAGATATAATCAGGATCCTCATATACAAATACAGAATGGAAGTATACTTATTACCAAGGACGGAACATTAGGAAAAGTCGCTTTTGTTCAAGGTTTGGAGTTGCCAGCAACGCTTAATGCAGGTGTGTTTAATGTTGAGATAATAGATGAAGATTATGTCGATGGTAAATACTTATTCCAGTACTTGAAGGCACCTTTTTTGATGGATTATGTTGGGCAGAAAGCTACTGGTGGAACTATAAAACATCTTAATCAAAATATACTCGTGAATTTCCCTGTTGTGCTGCCTCAAAAAGCTGAACATGAGAAGATAGGGGAGTTTTTTGAAAGCATCGACCACCTTATCACCCTTCATCAGCGTAAGTTAGAAAAGCTAAAAACTTTTAAAAAAGCGATGTTAGATAAGATGTTCCCTAAAAATGGCAAACTCGTTCCTGAAATCCGTTTTTCAGGTTTCACTGACCCTTGGGAACAGTGTAAGTTGGGGGAGTTACTCCAAACACTTCCGTTTAAACAATTTCTTAAAGTGCCGGAAGCGGATGGTAAATACGAAATTATTCAACAAGGCAATGAACCTGTCATTGGTTTAGCCAATGGAACACCTTGTGGTGATTATAAAGATGTAGTGATTTTTGGTGACCATACTTTGTCGCTATATAAACCACATCGTCCATTTTTTGTTGCAACGGACGGTGTTCGCATAGTTAAGGGACAGCAATATACCGATGGATATTATTTACTATCGTTGTTAGAAAAGTACAAGCCACAGAACGAAGGGTATAAAAGATATTTTAGTATTTTAGCAGAAGCCAACTGCATTACAACATATAATGTCAGCGAGCAGAAGCAGATAGGTTTTTTCTTCTGGTATATGGACCACCTTATCACCCTTCATCAGCGTAAGCTAGAAAAGCTGCAAAATATAAAGAAATCCATGTTGAACAAGATGTTCATATAG
- a CDS encoding ABC transporter ATP-binding protein: protein MLDIQNLSVTFNSGSIDEKNVLHDLNLHVETGEFICIIGSNGAGKSTILNTIAGSIIPDKGKIILDNTDITYVKEYQRASYIGRLFQDPLKGSAPNMTIEENLALACLSAKEKKSPFSWITNKERELFKEQLKLLDMGLEDRMHTLVGNLSGGQRQALTLLMATIVPPKLLLLDEHTAALDPKAAAKIMKLTQEIVKKHHITCLMVTHQMQQALEVGDRTIMMNDGHIVIDIKGEQRANMSVYDLMERFHANTGSNLADDRILLAK, encoded by the coding sequence ATGTTAGATATACAAAATCTTTCAGTTACATTTAATTCAGGAAGTATTGACGAAAAAAATGTACTCCATGATTTAAATTTACATGTGGAAACAGGTGAATTCATTTGTATCATTGGTTCGAATGGAGCAGGTAAATCTACCATTTTAAATACTATTGCCGGCAGTATTATCCCAGATAAAGGAAAAATCATTTTGGATAATACTGATATCACTTATGTAAAAGAGTATCAACGGGCAAGTTATATTGGACGTTTATTTCAAGATCCACTAAAGGGAAGTGCACCAAATATGACAATTGAAGAAAATCTAGCACTTGCATGCTTAAGTGCAAAGGAAAAGAAATCACCATTTTCTTGGATTACAAACAAAGAACGCGAACTATTCAAAGAACAGTTAAAATTGCTTGATATGGGACTTGAAGATCGCATGCATACGCTAGTCGGTAATCTATCTGGTGGTCAACGCCAAGCTTTAACACTGTTAATGGCAACGATTGTACCACCGAAGTTATTATTACTAGATGAACATACAGCAGCACTAGATCCAAAGGCAGCCGCAAAAATTATGAAGCTTACCCAAGAGATTGTTAAAAAGCATCATATTACATGTTTGATGGTAACCCATCAGATGCAACAAGCCCTCGAAGTTGGTGATCGAACAATCATGATGAATGACGGACATATCGTAATAGACATCAAAGGTGAGCAAAGAGCGAACATGTCAGTATATGACCTAATGGAACGCTTCCATGCAAATACAGGAAGTAATCTGGCTGATGATCGTATCTTACTTGCAAAATAA
- a CDS encoding helix-turn-helix domain-containing protein, with amino-acid sequence MSVSYKKLWKLLIDKNMSKMDLLESAGLSTGTLAKLGKNGNVTTDILVKICKALDCDVSDIMEVVKNNKEDKEV; translated from the coding sequence ATGAGTGTTTCATACAAAAAGCTTTGGAAACTTCTAATTGATAAAAATATGAGTAAGATGGACTTGTTAGAATCAGCTGGCTTAAGTACGGGGACTTTAGCTAAGCTTGGAAAGAACGGTAATGTTACTACTGATATTTTAGTCAAGATTTGTAAAGCTTTAGATTGTGATGTTTCAGACATCATGGAAGTTGTGAAAAATAATAAGGAGGATAAAGAGGTATGA
- a CDS encoding type I restriction-modification system subunit M, with product MNKQELASKIWAGANELRGKVSASSYKDYMLGLIFYKYLSEKEERYLKEKLYFDEGFSELTEDDEDTVKNCEDNIGYFIENKNLFSYWINQGSDFTIADVRTALSAFNRHIGSNYRKVYDSIFDALNSGLNDFGTGDSERTKAIRKLLNLIQQIPVDGSQDYDVLGFVYEFLLKNFAANAGKAGEFYTPHEASIIMSEIIANHLKDRNEISIYDPTSGSGSLLINIGKSVARYVDNPNKIKYYAQELILETYNLTRMNLIMHDILPDNVIVRNGDTLVNDWPFFDENDKERTYYPVFVDGCCSNPPYSQSWKNDDADNDKRFDDYGIAPKSKADYAFLLHNLYHLKSDGIMAIVMPHGVLFRGGDEGIIRKNLIERSNIETIIGLPANMFFGTGIPTIIIILKKQRNTNDVLFIDASKGFAKDGNKNKLRAQDVRKIVDTAINRETIDGYSRLVEKKEIEENDYNLNIPRYVDSSESQEKWDIYATMFGGIPNNELVELNQLWSSFPSLKSELFADSEIPYSQIITDDIRKVTLKNKEVKFYLDECKTAFNTFPSYLSSRLIDNYSKVIIAREESVIAEELKKIIRKIPLVDYYSAYQIFDDNWTTISLDLEILQKDGILAARAVDPKMVIKKNSKTNELYEKQEGWIGRILPFELIQAIYFKEEKSKLENLISNLDSEKNEKDELFDAIDPNDKAELVDDDGEVVSKKLNVVFSKLKKEQKNGAIFEDGSYESIIIKIDDINNRMKKLKKDIKDLEENLESETISKIENLSDTEVRELLQKKWIDPLCQSLIGLGKEVINQYLKKLEYLTKKYEITMHDISRQIDESENALSEMLSNLTGNDYDIKGILEFKKLLRGEEDGE from the coding sequence ATGAATAAGCAAGAATTAGCATCAAAAATTTGGGCAGGTGCAAATGAATTAAGAGGAAAGGTTTCAGCAAGTTCATATAAGGACTATATGCTTGGCTTGATTTTCTATAAGTATTTATCTGAAAAAGAAGAAAGGTACTTAAAAGAAAAACTATATTTTGATGAAGGTTTTAGTGAATTAACAGAAGATGATGAAGATACTGTAAAAAACTGTGAGGATAATATAGGTTATTTTATTGAAAATAAGAATTTGTTCTCATATTGGATTAATCAGGGATCTGATTTTACAATTGCAGATGTTCGAACAGCATTGTCAGCATTTAATAGACACATTGGATCTAATTATAGGAAAGTTTATGATTCAATTTTTGATGCACTTAATAGTGGACTAAATGATTTTGGTACTGGTGATTCAGAAAGAACAAAAGCTATAAGAAAACTTCTTAATCTAATTCAACAAATTCCGGTTGATGGAAGTCAAGATTATGATGTATTAGGTTTTGTTTATGAATTTCTTTTAAAGAATTTTGCGGCTAATGCGGGAAAAGCTGGAGAGTTTTATACACCACATGAAGCATCTATCATAATGAGTGAAATAATAGCTAATCATTTAAAGGATAGAAATGAGATTAGTATATACGATCCAACTTCTGGTTCAGGTTCATTACTTATTAACATTGGTAAATCAGTAGCTAGATATGTTGATAATCCTAATAAAATAAAATACTATGCACAAGAATTAATACTAGAGACGTATAACCTTACAAGAATGAATCTAATTATGCATGATATATTACCTGATAATGTTATTGTTAGAAATGGAGATACACTTGTTAATGATTGGCCATTTTTTGATGAGAATGATAAGGAACGTACATACTATCCTGTTTTTGTTGATGGTTGCTGCTCAAATCCACCTTATTCACAATCATGGAAGAATGATGATGCTGATAATGATAAAAGATTCGATGACTATGGCATTGCACCGAAATCAAAAGCGGATTATGCTTTTCTACTTCATAACTTATATCATCTCAAGTCAGATGGTATTATGGCAATTGTTATGCCTCATGGTGTTTTGTTTAGAGGCGGTGATGAAGGAATTATAAGAAAAAATTTAATTGAAAGAAGCAATATAGAAACTATAATTGGTCTTCCTGCAAATATGTTCTTTGGTACAGGAATTCCTACAATAATAATTATTCTTAAGAAGCAAAGAAATACAAACGACGTGTTATTTATTGATGCTTCAAAAGGATTTGCTAAAGATGGAAATAAGAATAAATTAAGAGCACAAGATGTTCGAAAAATAGTTGATACTGCTATTAACAGGGAAACTATAGATGGTTACTCAAGATTAGTTGAGAAAAAAGAGATAGAAGAAAATGATTATAATCTAAATATTCCTCGCTACGTGGATTCAAGCGAATCACAAGAGAAGTGGGATATTTATGCAACAATGTTCGGTGGAATACCTAACAATGAATTAGTGGAATTAAACCAATTGTGGAGTTCATTCCCTTCTTTGAAATCAGAGTTATTTGCAGACAGTGAAATTCCATACTCACAAATTATTACTGATGATATTAGAAAGGTTACGTTAAAAAATAAAGAGGTTAAGTTTTATTTAGATGAATGTAAAACAGCATTTAATACATTTCCATCGTATCTTTCAAGTAGGTTAATTGATAATTATTCTAAAGTAATAATTGCTAGGGAAGAGTCTGTAATAGCAGAAGAACTGAAGAAGATTATACGTAAAATACCATTGGTAGATTATTATAGTGCATATCAGATTTTTGATGATAATTGGACAACAATATCTTTAGATTTAGAGATTCTTCAAAAAGATGGCATATTGGCTGCTAGAGCAGTTGATCCAAAGATGGTAATAAAGAAAAATAGTAAAACAAATGAATTATATGAAAAACAGGAAGGTTGGATTGGCAGAATATTACCATTCGAACTAATTCAGGCAATTTATTTTAAAGAAGAAAAAAGTAAACTTGAAAATCTGATTTCAAATTTGGATTCTGAAAAGAATGAAAAGGATGAATTATTTGATGCAATCGATCCTAATGATAAAGCAGAACTCGTAGATGATGATGGAGAAGTAGTGTCTAAAAAACTTAATGTTGTTTTCTCAAAATTGAAAAAAGAACAAAAAAATGGTGCAATTTTTGAGGATGGTTCCTATGAAAGTATCATTATAAAAATTGATGATATTAATAATAGAATGAAGAAACTCAAAAAGGATATCAAAGATTTGGAGGAGAACCTCGAGTCTGAGACAATATCAAAGATTGAGAACCTTTCCGACACAGAAGTTAGAGAATTACTACAGAAAAAGTGGATTGATCCATTGTGTCAATCACTTATTGGACTTGGTAAAGAAGTTATAAACCAGTATTTAAAGAAACTTGAATATTTAACTAAAAAATACGAAATTACAATGCATGATATATCTCGACAGATTGATGAATCAGAAAATGCTTTATCTGAAATGCTTTCAAACCTTACCGGGAATGACTATGATATCAAGGGTATATTAGAATTTAAAAAACTCCTAAGAGGTGAAGAAGATGGAGAATAG
- a CDS encoding ABC transporter permease, giving the protein MLSIFQTTLELGTLYAFVSIALFISYRLLDIADLTTDGSFVLGMAISVSCAYAGHPILGILLGMLAGGIAGYVTAFLQTRMGVPSIISGIITSTGLYTINLFVMGWSSQISLLKQATIFTILKKTNIGGSWYASIFVIVVLVLCMILLRLFLSTRLGLSLRATGDNRAMVTASSVNVKNMITLGLVMANMLVGLSGALVGQFNKTSDINAGTGIVVVGLACLIIGESLIQGRKSLSRNLTACFVGNVVYRMIYAVILQTKIINVQSLKLVTALIVALAVAAPTIKKELSFQMRKGK; this is encoded by the coding sequence ATGCTAAGTATTTTTCAAACTACTTTAGAACTAGGTACTTTATATGCATTTGTATCAATTGCTTTATTTATTAGTTACCGTCTGTTAGATATCGCTGATTTAACAACAGATGGAAGCTTCGTGCTCGGTATGGCAATCTCTGTATCTTGTGCATATGCTGGTCACCCAATATTAGGAATTCTATTAGGTATGCTTGCAGGTGGTATTGCTGGTTATGTAACTGCCTTCTTACAAACTCGTATGGGTGTTCCTTCCATTATTTCAGGAATTATTACAAGTACAGGATTATATACGATCAATCTCTTCGTCATGGGATGGTCAAGCCAAATATCACTTTTAAAACAAGCAACAATATTTACAATCCTAAAGAAAACAAATATTGGTGGCAGTTGGTATGCTAGCATATTCGTAATTGTAGTATTAGTTCTCTGTATGATTCTATTACGTCTATTTTTATCAACTAGACTAGGACTATCACTACGTGCAACAGGAGATAATCGTGCGATGGTAACAGCATCTAGTGTAAATGTTAAGAATATGATTACACTTGGACTCGTTATGGCTAACATGCTTGTTGGTCTAAGTGGAGCACTCGTTGGACAGTTCAATAAAACAAGTGATATTAATGCTGGTACTGGGATTGTAGTGGTTGGTTTAGCTTGTTTAATCATTGGTGAATCATTGATACAAGGTAGAAAGTCATTATCACGTAATTTAACAGCTTGTTTTGTTGGTAATGTTGTATATCGAATGATTTATGCGGTTATTTTGCAGACAAAGATTATCAACGTGCAATCATTAAAACTAGTGACGGCTTTGATTGTAGCACTTGCAGTAGCAGCACCAACAATCAAAAAAGAACTTTCTTTTCAAATGAGAAAGGGGAAATAA